Proteins from a genomic interval of Nasonia vitripennis strain AsymCx chromosome 3, Nvit_psr_1.1, whole genome shotgun sequence:
- the LOC100118137 gene encoding heterogeneous nuclear ribonucleoprotein Q isoform X14 — translation MPPPLWRAPRAPLLRCEAERAARLSQCCAAVLCISSAGRGIFGARAFSSLQQQLPPSPRNTGLSHVQTVHGHADMAEGNGEIKAEDKQSKEEMEYVERTEDYSKLIQYGLNEKVAGKLDEIYKTGKLAHVDLDERALDALKEFPVDGALNVLTQFLESNLEHVSNKSAYLCGVMKTYRQKSRAGQGTGNTSTTPKAPDEDKIKMILERTGYPLDVTTGQRKYGGPPPNWEGPTPGTGCEVFCGKIPKDMYEDELIPLFEKCGKIWDLRLMMDPMTGTNRGYAFITFTNRDAAQQAVRELNDYEIRKGKKIGVTVSYNNHRLFVGNIPKNRDRDDLFEEFTKHAPGLTEVIIYSSPDDKKKNRGFCFLEYESHKAASLAKRRLGTGRMKVWGCDIIVDWADPQEEPDEQTMSKVRVLYVRNLTQDCSEEKLKECFEQYGKIERVKKIKDYAFIHFEERECAVKAMRELNGKEMGGSHIEVSLAKPPSDKKKKEEMLRARERRMMQMVQMMQSRGGYDNALGSPSHPGMMGGPMPVRGPGQGPRGTGAGMRGPLARNDTYALKELDYDYDYYGYGDYRGGYSEPYYDDCYRYEDFYFDYAPPPPPARGRGRQPQPAGRGRGAAAVARGRVGGPQARGPVRGGRNPAASGARGAQRPAARGGVVRAKGSLPDP, via the exons ATGCCCCCACCACTTTGGCGCGCGCCGAgagcgccgctgctgcgctgcgAAGCCGAGAGAGCGGCTCGGCTCTCTCAGTGCTGTGCCGCCGTGCTCTGTATAAGTAGTGCAGGCCGAGGGATTTtcggcgcgcgcgccttttcgtctctccagcagcagctgcccccCTCCCCGCGAAACACCGGCCTCTCACACGTACAAACAGTACACGGACACGCAG ACATGGCAGAGGGGAACGGGGAAATAAAAGCAGAGGACAAACAGTCCAAGGAGGAGATGGAGTACGTCGAGCGAACAGAGGACTACTCAAAGCTCATACAATATGGGCTAAATGAGAAAGTCGCTGGTAAACTCGATGAGATCTACAAGACTGGAAAGCTGGCCCATGTGGACCTGGACGAGAGAGCCTTGGACGCACTCAAGGAGTTCCCCGTTGATGGAGCACTCAATGTCCTCACACAGTTCCTCGAGTCAAATCTGGAGCATGTGTCCAACAAATCAGCATACTTGTGCGGAGTCATGAAGACCTACAGGCAGAAGAGCCGTGCTGGCCAGGGAACTGGCAACACCAGCACAACACCCAAGGCACCCGATGAAGATAAAATCAAG ATGATACTGGAACGAACTGGCTATCCTCTTGATGTTACCACTGGACAGAGAAAGTACGGAGGACCACCACCAAACTGGGAAGGACCAACACCTGGCACTGGTTGTGAA GTATTCTGCGGCAAGATTCCAAAAGACATGTATGAAGATGAGTTAATACCTCTCTTTGAAAAGTGTGGCAAGATCTGGGATCTCAGGTTAATGATGGATCCAATGACGGGTACAAACAGGGGATATGCCTTtataacatttacaaacagggaTGCTGCACAACAAGCTGTCAGAGAG CTAAATGATTATGAGATTCGGAAAGGGAAAAAGATTGGTGTTACCGTATCTTATAACAATCACCGCTTGTTTGTGGGAAATATTCCAAAGAATCGAGACCGAGATGACTTGTTCGAAGAATTTACAAAGCACGCAC CTGGCTTGACCGAGGTGATAATCTACAGTTCACCTGATGACAAGAAGAAGAACCGAGGTTTCTGCTTTTTGGAGTATGAGTCTCACAAGGCAGCTTCGCTGGCTAAGAGAAGACTCGGAACTGGACGCATGAAGGTTTGGGGTTGTGACATCATCGTAGACTGGGCTGATCCTCAGGAAGAACCAGATGAACAGACTATGTCCAAA GTAAGAGTACTGTATGTAAGGAACTTGACTCAAGACTGTTCGGAAGAAAAACTGAAGGAGTGCTTCGAACAATATGGCAAAATTGAGAGGGTGAAAAAGATCAAGGATTATGCTTTCATACATTTTGAAGAACGGGAATGTGCTGTTAAG GCTATGCGAGAACTAAACGGCAAGGAAATGGGTGGTTCCCACATCGAAGTTTCGCTAGCGAAGCCACCATCGGacaagaaaaagaaggaggaaatgctgcgagcgcgcgaacgTAGAATGATGCAAATGGTACAGATGATGCAAAGCCGCGGCGGATACGACAATGCCTT AGGGTCACCTTCGCATCCGGGCATGATGGGAGGCCCAATGCCAGTTCGTGGACCTGGACAGGGCCCTCGTGGCACTGGTGCAGGTATGCGTGGACCATTAGCGCGGAATGACACCTACG CTCTCAAGGAATTAG ATTATGATTACGACTATTACGGTTACGGGGATTATCGAGGTGGCTACAGTGAACCATATTACGATGACTGTTATCGATACGAAGATTTCTATTTCGATTACGCGCCGCCTCCGCCACCTGCCAGAGGGAGA
- the LOC100118137 gene encoding heterogeneous nuclear ribonucleoprotein Q isoform X16 — translation MPPPLWRAPRAPLLRCEAERAARLSQCCAAVLCISSAGRGIFGARAFSSLQQQLPPSPRNTGLSHVQTVHGHADMAEGNGEIKAEDKQSKEEMEYVERTEDYSKLIQYGLNEKVAGKLDEIYKTGKLAHVDLDERALDALKEFPVDGALNVLTQFLESNLEHVSNKSAYLCGVMKTYRQKSRAGQGTGNTSTTPKAPDEDKIKMILERTGYPLDVTTGQRKYGGPPPNWEGPTPGTGCEVFCGKIPKDMYEDELIPLFEKCGKIWDLRLMMDPMTGTNRGYAFITFTNRDAAQQAVRELNDYEIRKGKKIGVTVSYNNHRLFVGNIPKNRDRDDLFEEFTKHAPGLTEVIIYSSPDDKKKNRGFCFLEYESHKAASLAKRRLGTGRMKVWGCDIIVDWADPQEEPDEQTMSKVRVLYVRNLTQDCSEEKLKECFEQYGKIERVKKIKDYAFIHFEERECAVKAMRELNGKEMGGSHIEVSLAKPPSDKKKKEEMLRARERRMMQMVQMMQSRGGYDNALGSPSHPGMMGGPMPVRGPGQGPRGTGAGMRGPLARNDTYDYDYDYYGYGDYRGGYSEPYYDDCYRYEDFYFDYAPPPPPARGRGRQPQPAGRGRGAAAVARGRVGGPQARGPVRGGRNPAASGARGAQRPAARGGVVRAKGSLPDP, via the exons ATGCCCCCACCACTTTGGCGCGCGCCGAgagcgccgctgctgcgctgcgAAGCCGAGAGAGCGGCTCGGCTCTCTCAGTGCTGTGCCGCCGTGCTCTGTATAAGTAGTGCAGGCCGAGGGATTTtcggcgcgcgcgccttttcgtctctccagcagcagctgcccccCTCCCCGCGAAACACCGGCCTCTCACACGTACAAACAGTACACGGACACGCAG ACATGGCAGAGGGGAACGGGGAAATAAAAGCAGAGGACAAACAGTCCAAGGAGGAGATGGAGTACGTCGAGCGAACAGAGGACTACTCAAAGCTCATACAATATGGGCTAAATGAGAAAGTCGCTGGTAAACTCGATGAGATCTACAAGACTGGAAAGCTGGCCCATGTGGACCTGGACGAGAGAGCCTTGGACGCACTCAAGGAGTTCCCCGTTGATGGAGCACTCAATGTCCTCACACAGTTCCTCGAGTCAAATCTGGAGCATGTGTCCAACAAATCAGCATACTTGTGCGGAGTCATGAAGACCTACAGGCAGAAGAGCCGTGCTGGCCAGGGAACTGGCAACACCAGCACAACACCCAAGGCACCCGATGAAGATAAAATCAAG ATGATACTGGAACGAACTGGCTATCCTCTTGATGTTACCACTGGACAGAGAAAGTACGGAGGACCACCACCAAACTGGGAAGGACCAACACCTGGCACTGGTTGTGAA GTATTCTGCGGCAAGATTCCAAAAGACATGTATGAAGATGAGTTAATACCTCTCTTTGAAAAGTGTGGCAAGATCTGGGATCTCAGGTTAATGATGGATCCAATGACGGGTACAAACAGGGGATATGCCTTtataacatttacaaacagggaTGCTGCACAACAAGCTGTCAGAGAG CTAAATGATTATGAGATTCGGAAAGGGAAAAAGATTGGTGTTACCGTATCTTATAACAATCACCGCTTGTTTGTGGGAAATATTCCAAAGAATCGAGACCGAGATGACTTGTTCGAAGAATTTACAAAGCACGCAC CTGGCTTGACCGAGGTGATAATCTACAGTTCACCTGATGACAAGAAGAAGAACCGAGGTTTCTGCTTTTTGGAGTATGAGTCTCACAAGGCAGCTTCGCTGGCTAAGAGAAGACTCGGAACTGGACGCATGAAGGTTTGGGGTTGTGACATCATCGTAGACTGGGCTGATCCTCAGGAAGAACCAGATGAACAGACTATGTCCAAA GTAAGAGTACTGTATGTAAGGAACTTGACTCAAGACTGTTCGGAAGAAAAACTGAAGGAGTGCTTCGAACAATATGGCAAAATTGAGAGGGTGAAAAAGATCAAGGATTATGCTTTCATACATTTTGAAGAACGGGAATGTGCTGTTAAG GCTATGCGAGAACTAAACGGCAAGGAAATGGGTGGTTCCCACATCGAAGTTTCGCTAGCGAAGCCACCATCGGacaagaaaaagaaggaggaaatgctgcgagcgcgcgaacgTAGAATGATGCAAATGGTACAGATGATGCAAAGCCGCGGCGGATACGACAATGCCTT AGGGTCACCTTCGCATCCGGGCATGATGGGAGGCCCAATGCCAGTTCGTGGACCTGGACAGGGCCCTCGTGGCACTGGTGCAGGTATGCGTGGACCATTAGCGCGGAATGACACCTACG ATTATGATTACGACTATTACGGTTACGGGGATTATCGAGGTGGCTACAGTGAACCATATTACGATGACTGTTATCGATACGAAGATTTCTATTTCGATTACGCGCCGCCTCCGCCACCTGCCAGAGGGAGA
- the LOC100118137 gene encoding heterogeneous nuclear ribonucleoprotein R isoform X21: MPPPLWRAPRAPLLRCEAERAARLSQCCAAVLCISSAGRGIFGARAFSSLQQQLPPSPRNTGLSHVQTVHGHADMAEGNGEIKAEDKQSKEEMEYVERTEDYSKLIQYGLNEKVAGKLDEIYKTGKLAHVDLDERALDALKEFPVDGALNVLTQFLESNLEHVSNKSAYLCGVMKTYRQKSRAGQGTGNTSTTPKAPDEDKIKMILERTGYPLDVTTGQRKYGGPPPNWEGPTPGTGCEVFCGKIPKDMYEDELIPLFEKCGKIWDLRLMMDPMTGTNRGYAFITFTNRDAAQQAVRELNDYEIRKGKKIGVTVSYNNHRLFVGNIPKNRDRDDLFEEFTKHAPGLTEVIIYSSPDDKKKNRGFCFLEYESHKAASLAKRRLGTGRMKVWGCDIIVDWADPQEEPDEQTMSKVRVLYVRNLTQDCSEEKLKECFEQYGKIERVKKIKDYAFIHFEERECAVKAMRELNGKEMGGSHIEVSLAKPPSDKKKKEEMLRARERRMMQMVQMMQSRGGYDNALGSPSHPGMMGGPMPVRGPGQGPRGTGAGMRGPLARNDTYALKELDYDYDYYGYGDYRGGYSEPYYDDCYRYEDFYFDYAPPPPPARGRGRQPQPEEKLFVVRRKRDRFTGHAYYYITMNSLTRQAHLTKVLF; this comes from the exons ATGCCCCCACCACTTTGGCGCGCGCCGAgagcgccgctgctgcgctgcgAAGCCGAGAGAGCGGCTCGGCTCTCTCAGTGCTGTGCCGCCGTGCTCTGTATAAGTAGTGCAGGCCGAGGGATTTtcggcgcgcgcgccttttcgtctctccagcagcagctgcccccCTCCCCGCGAAACACCGGCCTCTCACACGTACAAACAGTACACGGACACGCAG ACATGGCAGAGGGGAACGGGGAAATAAAAGCAGAGGACAAACAGTCCAAGGAGGAGATGGAGTACGTCGAGCGAACAGAGGACTACTCAAAGCTCATACAATATGGGCTAAATGAGAAAGTCGCTGGTAAACTCGATGAGATCTACAAGACTGGAAAGCTGGCCCATGTGGACCTGGACGAGAGAGCCTTGGACGCACTCAAGGAGTTCCCCGTTGATGGAGCACTCAATGTCCTCACACAGTTCCTCGAGTCAAATCTGGAGCATGTGTCCAACAAATCAGCATACTTGTGCGGAGTCATGAAGACCTACAGGCAGAAGAGCCGTGCTGGCCAGGGAACTGGCAACACCAGCACAACACCCAAGGCACCCGATGAAGATAAAATCAAG ATGATACTGGAACGAACTGGCTATCCTCTTGATGTTACCACTGGACAGAGAAAGTACGGAGGACCACCACCAAACTGGGAAGGACCAACACCTGGCACTGGTTGTGAA GTATTCTGCGGCAAGATTCCAAAAGACATGTATGAAGATGAGTTAATACCTCTCTTTGAAAAGTGTGGCAAGATCTGGGATCTCAGGTTAATGATGGATCCAATGACGGGTACAAACAGGGGATATGCCTTtataacatttacaaacagggaTGCTGCACAACAAGCTGTCAGAGAG CTAAATGATTATGAGATTCGGAAAGGGAAAAAGATTGGTGTTACCGTATCTTATAACAATCACCGCTTGTTTGTGGGAAATATTCCAAAGAATCGAGACCGAGATGACTTGTTCGAAGAATTTACAAAGCACGCAC CTGGCTTGACCGAGGTGATAATCTACAGTTCACCTGATGACAAGAAGAAGAACCGAGGTTTCTGCTTTTTGGAGTATGAGTCTCACAAGGCAGCTTCGCTGGCTAAGAGAAGACTCGGAACTGGACGCATGAAGGTTTGGGGTTGTGACATCATCGTAGACTGGGCTGATCCTCAGGAAGAACCAGATGAACAGACTATGTCCAAA GTAAGAGTACTGTATGTAAGGAACTTGACTCAAGACTGTTCGGAAGAAAAACTGAAGGAGTGCTTCGAACAATATGGCAAAATTGAGAGGGTGAAAAAGATCAAGGATTATGCTTTCATACATTTTGAAGAACGGGAATGTGCTGTTAAG GCTATGCGAGAACTAAACGGCAAGGAAATGGGTGGTTCCCACATCGAAGTTTCGCTAGCGAAGCCACCATCGGacaagaaaaagaaggaggaaatgctgcgagcgcgcgaacgTAGAATGATGCAAATGGTACAGATGATGCAAAGCCGCGGCGGATACGACAATGCCTT AGGGTCACCTTCGCATCCGGGCATGATGGGAGGCCCAATGCCAGTTCGTGGACCTGGACAGGGCCCTCGTGGCACTGGTGCAGGTATGCGTGGACCATTAGCGCGGAATGACACCTACG CTCTCAAGGAATTAG ATTATGATTACGACTATTACGGTTACGGGGATTATCGAGGTGGCTACAGTGAACCATATTACGATGACTGTTATCGATACGAAGATTTCTATTTCGATTACGCGCCGCCTCCGCCACCTGCCAGAGGGAGA
- the LOC100118137 gene encoding heterogeneous nuclear ribonucleoprotein Q isoform X13: MPPPLWRAPRAPLLRCEAERAARLSQCCAAVLCISSAGRGIFGARAFSSLQQQLPPSPRNTGLSHVQTVHGHADMAEGNGEIKAEDKQSKEEMEYVERTEDYSKLIQYGLNEKVAGKLDEIYKTGKLAHVDLDERALDALKEFPVDGALNVLTQFLESNLEHVSNKSAYLCGVMKTYRQKSRAGQGTGNTSTTPKAPDEDKIKMILERTGYPLDVTTGQRKYGGPPPNWEGPTPGTGCEVFCGKIPKDMYEDELIPLFEKCGKIWDLRLMMDPMTGTNRGYAFITFTNRDAAQQAVRELNDYEIRKGKKIGVTVSYNNHRLFVGNIPKNRDRDDLFEEFTKHAPGLTEVIIYSSPDDKKKNRGFCFLEYESHKAASLAKRRLGTGRMKVWGCDIIVDWADPQEEPDEQTMSKVRVLYVRNLTQDCSEEKLKECFEQYGKIERVKKIKDYAFIHFEERECAVKAMRELNGKEMGGSHIEVSLAKPPSDKKKKEEMLRARERRMMQMVQMMQSRGGYDNALGSPSHPGMMGGPMPVRGPGQGPRGTGAGMRGPLARNDTYALKELDYDYDYYGYGDYRGGYSEPYYDDCYRYEDFYFDYAPPPPPARGRGRQPQPAGRGRGAAAVARGRVGGPQARGPVRGGRNPAASGARGAQRPAARGGVVRAKGSLPGEDDP; encoded by the exons ATGCCCCCACCACTTTGGCGCGCGCCGAgagcgccgctgctgcgctgcgAAGCCGAGAGAGCGGCTCGGCTCTCTCAGTGCTGTGCCGCCGTGCTCTGTATAAGTAGTGCAGGCCGAGGGATTTtcggcgcgcgcgccttttcgtctctccagcagcagctgcccccCTCCCCGCGAAACACCGGCCTCTCACACGTACAAACAGTACACGGACACGCAG ACATGGCAGAGGGGAACGGGGAAATAAAAGCAGAGGACAAACAGTCCAAGGAGGAGATGGAGTACGTCGAGCGAACAGAGGACTACTCAAAGCTCATACAATATGGGCTAAATGAGAAAGTCGCTGGTAAACTCGATGAGATCTACAAGACTGGAAAGCTGGCCCATGTGGACCTGGACGAGAGAGCCTTGGACGCACTCAAGGAGTTCCCCGTTGATGGAGCACTCAATGTCCTCACACAGTTCCTCGAGTCAAATCTGGAGCATGTGTCCAACAAATCAGCATACTTGTGCGGAGTCATGAAGACCTACAGGCAGAAGAGCCGTGCTGGCCAGGGAACTGGCAACACCAGCACAACACCCAAGGCACCCGATGAAGATAAAATCAAG ATGATACTGGAACGAACTGGCTATCCTCTTGATGTTACCACTGGACAGAGAAAGTACGGAGGACCACCACCAAACTGGGAAGGACCAACACCTGGCACTGGTTGTGAA GTATTCTGCGGCAAGATTCCAAAAGACATGTATGAAGATGAGTTAATACCTCTCTTTGAAAAGTGTGGCAAGATCTGGGATCTCAGGTTAATGATGGATCCAATGACGGGTACAAACAGGGGATATGCCTTtataacatttacaaacagggaTGCTGCACAACAAGCTGTCAGAGAG CTAAATGATTATGAGATTCGGAAAGGGAAAAAGATTGGTGTTACCGTATCTTATAACAATCACCGCTTGTTTGTGGGAAATATTCCAAAGAATCGAGACCGAGATGACTTGTTCGAAGAATTTACAAAGCACGCAC CTGGCTTGACCGAGGTGATAATCTACAGTTCACCTGATGACAAGAAGAAGAACCGAGGTTTCTGCTTTTTGGAGTATGAGTCTCACAAGGCAGCTTCGCTGGCTAAGAGAAGACTCGGAACTGGACGCATGAAGGTTTGGGGTTGTGACATCATCGTAGACTGGGCTGATCCTCAGGAAGAACCAGATGAACAGACTATGTCCAAA GTAAGAGTACTGTATGTAAGGAACTTGACTCAAGACTGTTCGGAAGAAAAACTGAAGGAGTGCTTCGAACAATATGGCAAAATTGAGAGGGTGAAAAAGATCAAGGATTATGCTTTCATACATTTTGAAGAACGGGAATGTGCTGTTAAG GCTATGCGAGAACTAAACGGCAAGGAAATGGGTGGTTCCCACATCGAAGTTTCGCTAGCGAAGCCACCATCGGacaagaaaaagaaggaggaaatgctgcgagcgcgcgaacgTAGAATGATGCAAATGGTACAGATGATGCAAAGCCGCGGCGGATACGACAATGCCTT AGGGTCACCTTCGCATCCGGGCATGATGGGAGGCCCAATGCCAGTTCGTGGACCTGGACAGGGCCCTCGTGGCACTGGTGCAGGTATGCGTGGACCATTAGCGCGGAATGACACCTACG CTCTCAAGGAATTAG ATTATGATTACGACTATTACGGTTACGGGGATTATCGAGGTGGCTACAGTGAACCATATTACGATGACTGTTATCGATACGAAGATTTCTATTTCGATTACGCGCCGCCTCCGCCACCTGCCAGAGGGAGA
- the LOC100118137 gene encoding heterogeneous nuclear ribonucleoprotein Q isoform X15 produces the protein MPPPLWRAPRAPLLRCEAERAARLSQCCAAVLCISSAGRGIFGARAFSSLQQQLPPSPRNTGLSHVQTVHGHADMAEGNGEIKAEDKQSKEEMEYVERTEDYSKLIQYGLNEKVAGKLDEIYKTGKLAHVDLDERALDALKEFPVDGALNVLTQFLESNLEHVSNKSAYLCGVMKTYRQKSRAGQGTGNTSTTPKAPDEDKIKMILERTGYPLDVTTGQRKYGGPPPNWEGPTPGTGCEVFCGKIPKDMYEDELIPLFEKCGKIWDLRLMMDPMTGTNRGYAFITFTNRDAAQQAVRELNDYEIRKGKKIGVTVSYNNHRLFVGNIPKNRDRDDLFEEFTKHAPGLTEVIIYSSPDDKKKNRGFCFLEYESHKAASLAKRRLGTGRMKVWGCDIIVDWADPQEEPDEQTMSKVRVLYVRNLTQDCSEEKLKECFEQYGKIERVKKIKDYAFIHFEERECAVKAMRELNGKEMGGSHIEVSLAKPPSDKKKKEEMLRARERRMMQMVQMMQSRGGYDNALGSPSHPGMMGGPMPVRGPGQGPRGTGAGMRGPLARNDTYDYDYDYYGYGDYRGGYSEPYYDDCYRYEDFYFDYAPPPPPARGRGRQPQPAGRGRGAAAVARGRVGGPQARGPVRGGRNPAASGARGAQRPAARGGVVRAKGSLPGEDDP, from the exons ATGCCCCCACCACTTTGGCGCGCGCCGAgagcgccgctgctgcgctgcgAAGCCGAGAGAGCGGCTCGGCTCTCTCAGTGCTGTGCCGCCGTGCTCTGTATAAGTAGTGCAGGCCGAGGGATTTtcggcgcgcgcgccttttcgtctctccagcagcagctgcccccCTCCCCGCGAAACACCGGCCTCTCACACGTACAAACAGTACACGGACACGCAG ACATGGCAGAGGGGAACGGGGAAATAAAAGCAGAGGACAAACAGTCCAAGGAGGAGATGGAGTACGTCGAGCGAACAGAGGACTACTCAAAGCTCATACAATATGGGCTAAATGAGAAAGTCGCTGGTAAACTCGATGAGATCTACAAGACTGGAAAGCTGGCCCATGTGGACCTGGACGAGAGAGCCTTGGACGCACTCAAGGAGTTCCCCGTTGATGGAGCACTCAATGTCCTCACACAGTTCCTCGAGTCAAATCTGGAGCATGTGTCCAACAAATCAGCATACTTGTGCGGAGTCATGAAGACCTACAGGCAGAAGAGCCGTGCTGGCCAGGGAACTGGCAACACCAGCACAACACCCAAGGCACCCGATGAAGATAAAATCAAG ATGATACTGGAACGAACTGGCTATCCTCTTGATGTTACCACTGGACAGAGAAAGTACGGAGGACCACCACCAAACTGGGAAGGACCAACACCTGGCACTGGTTGTGAA GTATTCTGCGGCAAGATTCCAAAAGACATGTATGAAGATGAGTTAATACCTCTCTTTGAAAAGTGTGGCAAGATCTGGGATCTCAGGTTAATGATGGATCCAATGACGGGTACAAACAGGGGATATGCCTTtataacatttacaaacagggaTGCTGCACAACAAGCTGTCAGAGAG CTAAATGATTATGAGATTCGGAAAGGGAAAAAGATTGGTGTTACCGTATCTTATAACAATCACCGCTTGTTTGTGGGAAATATTCCAAAGAATCGAGACCGAGATGACTTGTTCGAAGAATTTACAAAGCACGCAC CTGGCTTGACCGAGGTGATAATCTACAGTTCACCTGATGACAAGAAGAAGAACCGAGGTTTCTGCTTTTTGGAGTATGAGTCTCACAAGGCAGCTTCGCTGGCTAAGAGAAGACTCGGAACTGGACGCATGAAGGTTTGGGGTTGTGACATCATCGTAGACTGGGCTGATCCTCAGGAAGAACCAGATGAACAGACTATGTCCAAA GTAAGAGTACTGTATGTAAGGAACTTGACTCAAGACTGTTCGGAAGAAAAACTGAAGGAGTGCTTCGAACAATATGGCAAAATTGAGAGGGTGAAAAAGATCAAGGATTATGCTTTCATACATTTTGAAGAACGGGAATGTGCTGTTAAG GCTATGCGAGAACTAAACGGCAAGGAAATGGGTGGTTCCCACATCGAAGTTTCGCTAGCGAAGCCACCATCGGacaagaaaaagaaggaggaaatgctgcgagcgcgcgaacgTAGAATGATGCAAATGGTACAGATGATGCAAAGCCGCGGCGGATACGACAATGCCTT AGGGTCACCTTCGCATCCGGGCATGATGGGAGGCCCAATGCCAGTTCGTGGACCTGGACAGGGCCCTCGTGGCACTGGTGCAGGTATGCGTGGACCATTAGCGCGGAATGACACCTACG ATTATGATTACGACTATTACGGTTACGGGGATTATCGAGGTGGCTACAGTGAACCATATTACGATGACTGTTATCGATACGAAGATTTCTATTTCGATTACGCGCCGCCTCCGCCACCTGCCAGAGGGAGA